From the genome of Streptacidiphilus rugosus AM-16, one region includes:
- the shc gene encoding squalene--hopene cyclase, with the protein MTASADGRLDPQYEAEPVAESTTTGEHESTTDGADEAGPADVKAVARKTLEAATAHLLSLQDEAGWWKGNLETNVTMDAEDLLLRQFLGIRTEEQTRATADWIRSQQGADGTWATFYGGPSELSTTVEAYVALKLAGDDPEAPHMKRASRWIREQGGIASTRVFTRIWLALFGWWPWERLPELPPEVIFLPRGFPLNIYSFGCWARQTIVPLTVVSAHRPVRKGPFELEELHTDPEKPYPSRPVAPAYTWDGFFVRLDKALHYYHRMPVKSLRRLALQQAGRWIVERQEADGCWGGIQPPAVYSLIALHLLGYDLDHPVMKAGLAAFDRFTVHTDEGHRWIEACQSPVWDTCLALTALADAGLPADHEALVRSADWLLGEEVLRRGDWAVQRPGLPAGGWAFEFDNDNYPDIDDTAEVVLALRRIAHPEPGRIAGATRRGIDWVLGMQSKNGAWAAFDVDNTSTLPNKLPFCDFGEVVDPPSADVTAHVVEMLAADGKSDDPRTRRGIDWLFKEQEEDGSWFGRWGTNYVYGVGSVLPALVAAGVPTDHRSIRRAVAWLEEKQNADGGWGEDMRSYQDKSWAGRGTSTASQTAWALMALLAAGESGECVDRGVRWLAETQLPEGTWDEPEFTGTGFPWDFSINYNLYRLVFPVTALGRYLYGTPHLTPGEVDASAHPALPAPAGGPQEVPITRRLLPSLAGRRLR; encoded by the coding sequence ATGACAGCATCCGCGGACGGCCGGCTCGACCCACAGTACGAAGCAGAGCCGGTCGCGGAGAGCACCACCACGGGGGAGCACGAGAGCACGACCGACGGCGCCGACGAGGCCGGACCGGCCGATGTCAAGGCGGTCGCCAGGAAGACGCTGGAGGCGGCCACCGCGCACCTGCTGAGCCTCCAGGACGAGGCCGGCTGGTGGAAGGGCAACCTCGAGACCAACGTCACCATGGACGCCGAGGACCTGCTGCTCCGTCAGTTCCTCGGCATCCGCACCGAGGAACAGACCAGGGCGACCGCCGACTGGATCCGTTCGCAACAGGGGGCGGACGGCACCTGGGCCACCTTCTACGGGGGGCCCTCGGAGCTGTCCACCACGGTCGAGGCCTATGTCGCGCTGAAGCTCGCGGGAGACGACCCGGAGGCGCCGCACATGAAGCGCGCCTCACGCTGGATCAGGGAGCAGGGCGGCATCGCGTCCACCCGCGTCTTCACCAGGATCTGGCTGGCGCTCTTCGGCTGGTGGCCCTGGGAGCGGCTGCCGGAGCTGCCGCCCGAGGTCATCTTCCTGCCGCGCGGCTTCCCGCTGAACATCTACTCCTTCGGCTGCTGGGCCCGCCAGACGATCGTGCCGCTCACCGTCGTCTCGGCTCACCGGCCGGTGCGCAAGGGGCCGTTCGAGCTGGAGGAACTGCACACCGACCCGGAGAAGCCCTATCCGAGCCGCCCGGTCGCGCCCGCGTACACCTGGGACGGCTTCTTCGTCCGGCTCGACAAGGCGCTGCACTACTACCACAGGATGCCGGTCAAGTCGCTGCGCCGGCTGGCGCTGCAGCAGGCCGGCCGGTGGATCGTGGAGCGCCAGGAGGCGGACGGCTGCTGGGGCGGCATCCAGCCCCCCGCGGTGTACTCGCTGATCGCCCTGCACCTGCTCGGCTACGACCTCGACCACCCGGTGATGAAGGCGGGCCTGGCGGCCTTCGACCGCTTCACCGTGCACACCGACGAGGGACACCGCTGGATCGAGGCCTGCCAGTCCCCGGTCTGGGACACCTGCCTGGCCCTCACCGCACTGGCCGACGCCGGGCTCCCGGCCGACCACGAGGCGCTGGTGCGCTCCGCGGACTGGCTGCTCGGCGAGGAGGTGCTGCGCCGCGGCGACTGGGCCGTGCAGCGGCCAGGACTGCCGGCCGGCGGCTGGGCCTTCGAGTTCGACAACGACAACTACCCGGACATCGACGACACCGCCGAGGTGGTTCTCGCGCTGCGCCGGATCGCCCACCCCGAGCCCGGCCGGATCGCCGGCGCGACCCGGCGCGGCATCGACTGGGTGCTCGGCATGCAGTCCAAGAACGGCGCCTGGGCCGCCTTCGACGTCGACAACACCAGCACCCTGCCGAACAAGCTCCCGTTCTGCGACTTCGGCGAGGTCGTCGACCCGCCCTCGGCGGACGTCACCGCGCACGTGGTGGAGATGCTCGCCGCGGACGGCAAGTCCGACGACCCGCGCACCAGGCGCGGCATCGACTGGCTGTTCAAGGAGCAGGAGGAGGACGGCTCCTGGTTCGGCCGCTGGGGCACCAACTACGTCTACGGCGTCGGCTCGGTCCTGCCCGCGCTGGTCGCGGCCGGGGTGCCGACCGACCACCGGTCGATCCGCCGCGCGGTGGCCTGGCTGGAGGAGAAGCAGAACGCCGACGGCGGCTGGGGCGAGGACATGCGCTCCTACCAGGACAAGTCCTGGGCCGGCCGGGGCACCTCGACGGCCTCGCAGACCGCCTGGGCGCTGATGGCGCTGCTCGCGGCGGGGGAGAGCGGCGAGTGCGTCGACCGCGGCGTGCGCTGGCTCGCCGAGACGCAGCTGCCCGAGGGCACGTGGGACGAGCCGGAGTTCACCGGGACGGGCTTCCCGTGGGACTTCTCGATCAACTACAACCTCTACCGGCTGGTCTTCCCGGTCACCGCGCTCGGCCGCTACCTGTACGGCACCCCGCACCTGACGCCGGGCGAGGTCGACGCGAGCGCCCACCCGGCGCTGCCGGCCCCCGCCGGCGGTCCGCAGGAGGTGCCGATCACGCGCCGGCTGCTGCCCTCCCTCGCCGGGCGGCGGTTGCGGTGA
- a CDS encoding polyprenyl synthetase family protein yields MRHTRANGEGTSVVARPDQAPTVEAVDVLSLLDHGRTLCTPVLREAVSRLAPPMDAVSAYHFGWTDAEGLPTNADSGKAVRPALALLSTRAAGAPAAVGVPGGVAVELVHNFSLLHDDLMDGDETRRHRATVWTVFGPAQAILVGDAMMALANEILLETPGHGTASAVDAGRAVRRLTTATRKLIDGQAQDLSFEHRDRVSVAECLEMEGNKTGALLAVSASIGAVLAGIDDASADALERYGYHLGLAFQAVDDLLGIWGETEVTGKPNFGDLRQRKKSLPVSAALAEGNKASLRLAELLADPEGRGHEDEEQLAVRAALIEEAGGRAWTAEEARRQHSTALAALDEVAMPTEVRAQFAALAEFVVVRER; encoded by the coding sequence ATGCGACACACCAGAGCGAACGGAGAGGGAACCAGCGTGGTAGCGCGCCCCGATCAGGCACCGACGGTGGAGGCAGTCGACGTGCTGTCCCTGCTGGATCACGGCAGGACCCTGTGCACCCCGGTGCTCAGGGAGGCGGTCTCCCGGCTCGCCCCGCCCATGGACGCGGTCTCCGCCTACCACTTCGGCTGGACCGACGCCGAGGGCCTGCCGACCAACGCCGACAGCGGCAAGGCCGTCCGCCCGGCCCTGGCGCTGCTCTCCACCCGCGCGGCCGGCGCCCCGGCCGCCGTCGGCGTCCCCGGCGGAGTCGCCGTCGAGCTGGTGCACAACTTCTCGCTGCTCCACGACGACCTGATGGACGGCGACGAGACCCGCCGTCACCGCGCCACCGTCTGGACCGTCTTCGGTCCCGCCCAGGCCATCCTGGTCGGCGACGCGATGATGGCGCTGGCCAACGAGATCCTGCTGGAGACCCCCGGCCACGGCACCGCCTCCGCGGTCGACGCCGGCCGCGCCGTGCGGCGGCTCACCACCGCCACCCGCAAGCTGATCGACGGCCAGGCGCAGGACCTCTCCTTCGAGCACCGCGACCGCGTCTCCGTCGCCGAGTGCCTGGAGATGGAGGGCAACAAGACCGGCGCGCTGCTCGCCGTCTCCGCGTCCATCGGCGCGGTGCTGGCCGGTATCGACGACGCCTCCGCCGACGCGCTGGAGCGCTACGGCTACCACCTCGGTCTCGCCTTCCAGGCCGTGGACGACCTGCTCGGCATCTGGGGCGAGACGGAGGTCACCGGCAAGCCCAACTTCGGCGACCTGCGCCAGCGCAAGAAGTCCCTCCCGGTCTCGGCCGCCCTGGCCGAGGGCAACAAGGCCTCGCTGCGCCTCGCGGAGCTGCTCGCCGACCCGGAGGGCCGCGGCCACGAGGACGAGGAACAACTCGCGGTGCGCGCGGCGCTGATCGAGGAGGCGGGCGGCCGCGCCTGGACGGCGGAGGAGGCCCGCCGTCAGCACAGCACGGCCCTGGCGGCTCTGGACGAGGTCGCCATGCCGACGGAGGTGCGGGCGCAGTTCGCCGCGCTCGCCGAGTTCGTTGTGGTCAGGGAGAGGTGA
- the hpnE gene encoding hydroxysqualene dehydroxylase HpnE, with product MAPVSGSASTHRSGTRRALVVGGGLAGITAALRLADAGLSVTLAEARPRLGGLAFSFRRGALTVDNGQHVFLRCCTAYRGLLQRLGVRDEVWIQPRLDVPVHDVNTGRAGSLRRDPLPVPLHLGRGLAGYPHLSLTERAATGRAALALKRLDLADPALDQRSFGDWLREHGQSARAIEALWDLVGVATLNATADESSLALAAMVFKTGLLSEPGASDIGFARVPLGRIHDDMARAALDRAGVRVLLRARAVEVKPSGDGEGRHTVQLEGERLDGGAETFADLDALVLAVPQDAAHALLPPGSLDEPDALLGLGYAPILNVHVVYDRPVLDQPFLAALGSPIQWVFDRTPHSGLQGPGQYLALSQSAAQAEVDLPVSVLRQRYVPALERLLPRARHAEITEFFVTRERTATFAPAPGTARLRPGARTRTPGVHLAGSWTATGWPATMESAVRSGTAAARSVLGELR from the coding sequence GTGGCTCCGGTGAGCGGCAGCGCGAGCACGCACCGGTCGGGCACACGGAGGGCGCTGGTCGTCGGCGGCGGGCTGGCCGGCATCACCGCCGCGCTTCGCCTCGCCGACGCGGGGCTCTCCGTCACCCTCGCGGAGGCCAGGCCCCGGCTCGGCGGCCTCGCCTTCTCCTTCCGGCGCGGCGCGCTGACGGTCGACAACGGCCAGCACGTCTTCCTGCGCTGCTGCACCGCCTACCGCGGTCTGCTGCAGCGCCTCGGCGTGCGCGACGAGGTCTGGATCCAGCCGCGCCTCGACGTGCCCGTGCACGACGTGAACACCGGCCGGGCCGGCAGCCTCCGCAGGGATCCGCTGCCGGTGCCGCTGCACCTGGGCCGCGGCCTGGCCGGATACCCGCACCTGAGCCTGACCGAACGCGCCGCCACCGGCCGCGCGGCGCTCGCGCTCAAGCGGCTCGACCTGGCCGACCCGGCGCTGGACCAGCGCTCCTTCGGCGACTGGCTGCGCGAGCACGGCCAGTCGGCGCGGGCCATAGAGGCGCTGTGGGACCTGGTCGGCGTCGCCACCCTGAACGCCACGGCCGACGAGTCCTCGCTGGCACTGGCCGCGATGGTCTTCAAGACCGGGCTGCTCTCCGAGCCCGGCGCCTCCGACATCGGCTTCGCCCGCGTCCCGCTGGGCCGGATCCACGACGACATGGCGCGCGCCGCGCTTGACCGCGCCGGTGTGCGGGTGCTGCTGCGCGCCCGGGCCGTCGAGGTCAAGCCCTCCGGCGACGGCGAAGGACGGCACACGGTCCAGCTGGAGGGCGAGCGGCTCGACGGCGGCGCGGAGACCTTCGCCGACCTCGACGCGCTGGTGCTGGCCGTCCCGCAGGACGCCGCGCACGCCCTGCTCCCGCCCGGCAGCCTCGACGAGCCCGACGCGCTGCTCGGCCTCGGCTACGCGCCGATCCTCAACGTCCACGTGGTCTACGACCGGCCGGTGCTCGACCAGCCGTTCCTGGCCGCGCTCGGCTCGCCGATCCAGTGGGTCTTCGACCGCACCCCGCACTCCGGGCTCCAGGGGCCCGGCCAGTACCTGGCGCTGTCCCAGTCCGCCGCGCAGGCCGAGGTCGACCTGCCGGTCTCGGTGCTGCGGCAGCGCTACGTCCCGGCCCTGGAGCGCTTGCTCCCCAGGGCCAGACACGCGGAGATCACCGAGTTCTTCGTGACCAGGGAGCGCACCGCCACCTTCGCTCCCGCCCCCGGCACCGCCCGGCTGCGCCCCGGCGCGCGGACCCGGACGCCGGGCGTGCACCTGGCCGGCTCGTGGACCGCCACCGGCTGGCCCGCAACCATGGAGAGCGCCGTGCGCAGCGGTACCGCAGCGGCCCGAAGCGTCCTGGGAGAGCTGCGATGA
- the hpnD gene encoding presqualene diphosphate synthase HpnD → MSPQIKGTGTAVEPLSPQVAAAYQYCEAVTGSQAKNFSYGIRLLPQAKRQAMSAIYALARRIDDIGDGGWSDARKFEELGRTRALLDAIREGSVEPEDTDPVKVALAHSCGLFPIPLDAFDELIDGMEMDVRGTEYATFEQLRLYCRCVAGTVGRLSLAVFGCTDPKRGAEYADTLGLALQLTNILRDVREDASIGRVYLPSEDLARFGCEEGFGLTTPPADADFRGLVLFEARRAQEYFDEGLRLLPMLDRRSRACVGAMAGIYRRVLERIIAEPEAVLRGRVSLPGWEKAYVALSGLVGGRTP, encoded by the coding sequence GTGAGTCCGCAGATCAAGGGGACGGGCACGGCGGTGGAGCCGCTGTCACCACAGGTGGCAGCGGCCTACCAGTACTGCGAGGCGGTGACCGGGAGCCAGGCCAAGAACTTCTCCTACGGCATCCGACTGCTGCCCCAGGCCAAGCGCCAGGCCATGTCCGCGATCTACGCCCTGGCCCGTCGGATCGACGACATCGGCGACGGCGGCTGGTCCGACGCGCGCAAGTTCGAGGAGCTGGGCCGCACCCGCGCCCTGCTCGACGCGATCCGCGAGGGCTCGGTCGAGCCGGAGGACACCGACCCGGTCAAGGTCGCCCTCGCCCACAGCTGCGGCCTCTTCCCGATCCCGCTCGACGCCTTCGACGAGCTGATCGACGGCATGGAGATGGACGTCAGGGGAACCGAGTACGCCACCTTCGAGCAGCTGCGCCTGTACTGCCGCTGCGTGGCCGGCACCGTCGGCCGCCTCTCGCTCGCGGTCTTCGGCTGCACCGACCCCAAGCGCGGCGCCGAGTACGCCGACACGCTCGGCCTCGCCCTGCAGCTCACCAACATCCTGCGCGACGTCCGCGAGGACGCCTCCATCGGCCGGGTCTACCTGCCCTCCGAGGACCTGGCCAGGTTCGGCTGCGAGGAGGGCTTCGGCCTGACCACCCCGCCCGCCGACGCCGACTTCCGCGGACTGGTGCTGTTCGAGGCCAGGCGCGCCCAGGAGTACTTCGACGAGGGGCTGCGGCTGCTGCCGATGCTGGACCGCCGCAGCCGCGCCTGCGTCGGCGCGATGGCCGGGATCTACCGCCGGGTGCTGGAGCGGATCATCGCCGAGCCCGAGGCGGTGCTGCGCGGCCGGGTCTCGCTGCCCGGCTGGGAGAAGGCCTACGTAGCACTGTCCGGCCTGGTGGGAGGGCGTACCCCTTGA
- the hpnC gene encoding squalene synthase HpnC yields the protein MSEEQAAGEASVGSSGAVLDKAARENFPVAPFFLPPAMRQGLMTVYGFARLVDDAGDGDLPDPRGTAELLGVEHPDAEPGTEADTAFRLALLDALDADVDAAFEAVLGTPGATPPRHPLIAALVPVIDRHGLTVEPFRGLIEANRVDQRVARYETFDDLMAYCELSANPVGRLVLQLAGLATPERLRWSDAVCSGLQVVEHLQDVAEDRARGRVYLPARDMKRFGVTERDLDADRAGTALRGLVMFEAERTRALLDEGAPLLASVSGRLRLLLSGFAAGGYAALGAVEAAGYDVLATSPKAGKGRLLREVAGALLPALLLPAKQPARRKDEQSSAARRGAEPKSDPKGMR from the coding sequence ATGTCCGAGGAGCAAGCGGCCGGGGAAGCCTCGGTGGGCTCCTCCGGAGCGGTGCTCGACAAGGCGGCGCGGGAGAACTTCCCCGTCGCCCCCTTCTTCCTGCCGCCGGCCATGCGCCAGGGGCTCATGACCGTCTACGGCTTCGCCCGCCTGGTCGACGACGCGGGCGACGGCGACCTGCCCGACCCGCGCGGCACCGCCGAGCTGCTCGGCGTCGAACACCCGGACGCCGAGCCCGGCACCGAGGCCGACACCGCCTTCAGGCTCGCCCTGCTCGACGCCCTCGACGCGGACGTCGACGCGGCCTTCGAGGCGGTCCTGGGCACGCCCGGCGCGACACCGCCGCGGCACCCGCTGATCGCGGCCCTGGTGCCCGTCATCGACCGGCACGGCCTGACCGTCGAGCCCTTCCGCGGTCTGATCGAGGCCAACCGGGTCGACCAGCGCGTCGCCCGCTACGAGACCTTCGACGACCTGATGGCCTACTGCGAGCTGTCCGCGAACCCGGTCGGCCGGCTGGTGCTCCAGCTCGCCGGTCTGGCCACGCCGGAGCGGCTGCGCTGGTCCGACGCCGTCTGCAGCGGGCTGCAGGTCGTCGAGCACCTGCAGGACGTCGCCGAGGACCGGGCCAGGGGGCGCGTCTACCTCCCGGCGCGGGACATGAAGCGCTTCGGCGTCACCGAGCGCGATCTCGACGCCGACCGCGCCGGGACGGCCCTGCGCGGTCTGGTCATGTTCGAGGCGGAGCGCACCCGCGCCCTGCTCGACGAGGGCGCGCCGCTGCTCGCCTCGGTGAGCGGGCGGCTCCGGCTGCTGCTCTCCGGCTTCGCGGCGGGCGGGTACGCCGCGCTCGGCGCGGTCGAGGCGGCCGGGTACGACGTCCTGGCGACGTCGCCCAAGGCCGGCAAGGGGCGGCTGCTGCGCGAGGTGGCCGGAGCCCTGCTCCCGGCCCTGCTGCTTCCCGCGAAGCAGCCCGCGCGGCGCAAGGATGAGCAGAGCAGTGCGGCACGGCGCGGCGCTGAACCGAAGAGTGATCCGAAAGGCATGAGGTGA
- a CDS encoding ABC transporter ATP-binding protein, producing MMDEVLDPQGPPPVPTEKIPTVIVDNVHIVYKVYGAGAGKGSATSALSRIVNRKASPALTEVHAVRGISFTAYKGEAIGLIGSNGSGKSTTLAAIAGLLPTAQGAIYTDGQPSLLGVNAALMNDLTGERNVVLGCLAMGMSYAEVREKYQGIVDFSGINEKGDFISLPMRTYSSGMGARLRFAISAARSHDVLLIDEALSTGDAAFRKRSEDRIRELRKEAGTVFLVSHSNSAIREVCNRTIWLEHGVIRADGATEDVVKEYEDWTKKR from the coding sequence ATGATGGACGAGGTGCTGGACCCCCAGGGGCCGCCGCCCGTTCCCACCGAGAAGATCCCCACGGTGATCGTGGACAACGTCCACATCGTGTACAAGGTCTACGGAGCCGGAGCCGGCAAGGGCTCCGCGACCTCCGCGCTGTCCCGGATCGTCAACCGCAAGGCCTCCCCGGCGCTGACCGAGGTGCACGCGGTCAGGGGCATCAGCTTCACCGCCTACAAGGGCGAGGCGATCGGCCTGATCGGCTCGAACGGCAGCGGCAAGTCGACCACGCTGGCCGCCATCGCGGGCCTGCTGCCGACCGCCCAGGGCGCCATCTACACGGACGGCCAGCCCTCGCTGCTCGGCGTGAACGCGGCCCTGATGAACGACCTCACCGGCGAGCGCAACGTCGTGCTGGGCTGCCTGGCCATGGGCATGAGCTACGCCGAGGTCCGGGAGAAGTACCAGGGCATCGTCGACTTCTCCGGCATCAACGAGAAGGGCGACTTCATCTCGCTGCCGATGCGCACCTACTCCTCCGGCATGGGCGCCCGTCTCCGCTTCGCCATCTCCGCGGCGCGCAGCCACGACGTGCTGCTGATCGACGAGGCGCTGTCCACCGGTGACGCGGCCTTCCGCAAGCGCAGTGAGGACCGCATCCGCGAGCTGCGCAAGGAAGCCGGTACGGTCTTCCTGGTCTCGCACAGCAACTCCGCCATCCGGGAGGTCTGCAACCGGACCATCTGGCTGGAGCACGGCGTGATCCGCGCCGACGGCGCCACCGAGGACGTCGTCAAGGAGTACGAGGACTGGACCAAGAAGCGCTGA
- a CDS encoding ABC transporter permease, protein MSTVYEQRAASAADPDAGLTPAELAAKYGLTVSGKRPTLLGYSRQLWARRHFITAYATAKLTVQYTSSKLGQVWQILTPLLNAAVYFLIFGVILGTSRGIPNFVPYLCTGIFIFNFTQSAVLDGTRSVAANLGLIRALHFPRAALPLTVTLNQLQQLLVSMGVLAVIVLVSGVPVTVNWLLMIPVLLLQAIFNAGLAMFMGRIGAKTTDMAQLMPFLIRTWMYMSGVFWSISTVADKLPHWAATLLEANPALIYIELMRYALIDTVAASSLPHHVWPMALAWAVLVGLGGYVFFWKAEQEYGRG, encoded by the coding sequence GTGTCCACGGTGTATGAGCAGCGGGCGGCCAGCGCAGCCGACCCGGACGCGGGGTTGACCCCCGCGGAGCTTGCCGCGAAGTACGGGTTGACCGTCAGCGGCAAGCGGCCCACGCTTCTCGGGTACTCCCGGCAGCTGTGGGCGCGTCGGCACTTCATCACCGCCTACGCGACGGCCAAGCTGACCGTGCAGTACACGTCCTCCAAGCTGGGGCAGGTCTGGCAGATCCTGACGCCGCTGCTCAACGCGGCCGTCTACTTCCTGATCTTCGGCGTGATCCTCGGCACCAGCCGCGGCATTCCGAACTTCGTCCCGTACCTGTGCACGGGTATCTTCATCTTCAACTTCACCCAGTCGGCCGTCCTGGACGGCACGCGGTCGGTCGCCGCCAACCTCGGGCTGATCCGGGCGCTGCACTTCCCGCGGGCCGCCCTGCCGCTCACGGTCACCCTGAACCAGCTCCAGCAGCTGCTGGTCTCCATGGGCGTGCTCGCCGTGATCGTTCTGGTCAGCGGCGTGCCGGTGACGGTGAACTGGCTGCTGATGATCCCGGTGCTGCTGCTCCAGGCGATCTTCAACGCCGGCCTGGCGATGTTCATGGGCCGGATCGGCGCCAAGACCACGGACATGGCCCAGCTGATGCCGTTCCTGATCCGCACCTGGATGTACATGTCCGGTGTCTTCTGGAGCATCTCCACGGTGGCGGACAAGCTGCCGCACTGGGCGGCGACGCTGCTGGAGGCGAACCCCGCGCTGATCTACATCGAGCTGATGCGCTACGCGCTCATCGACACGGTCGCGGCGAGCAGCCTGCCGCACCATGTCTGGCCGATGGCCCTAGCCTGGGCAGTGCTGGTCGGTCTTGGTGGATATGTCTTCTTCTGGAAGGCGGAGCAGGAGTACGGTCGTGGATGA
- a CDS encoding TetR/AcrR family transcriptional regulator produces the protein MPAAVAEPAGRPVAGGEAKRPPAGAALLRGDVTEAIHEAVFEELATTGYARLSIEAVARRAGVGKTAVYRRWRSKLPMVIEVVSQVVSTGIVLPDTGSLVEDLRLLVQVVHRILRHPLAAQIVPDLLAEAARNPGIADTLAVALREAQRESSAALVARAVARGELREGADPDLALDLIAGPLYWHLLVTRGPVTRDYLDRLTRAIAAALSAA, from the coding sequence ATGCCCGCCGCAGTGGCCGAACCCGCAGGTCGACCGGTCGCCGGCGGCGAGGCGAAGCGCCCGCCCGCAGGGGCGGCACTGCTGCGCGGCGATGTGACCGAAGCCATTCACGAGGCGGTCTTCGAGGAGCTCGCGACGACCGGCTACGCCCGGCTGTCGATCGAGGCCGTGGCCCGGCGCGCGGGGGTCGGGAAGACCGCCGTCTACCGGCGCTGGCGCTCGAAGCTGCCGATGGTGATCGAGGTCGTCTCCCAGGTCGTCAGCACCGGGATCGTCCTGCCGGACACCGGCTCGCTGGTGGAGGACCTGCGCCTGCTGGTCCAGGTCGTGCACCGGATCCTGCGACACCCGCTGGCCGCGCAGATCGTGCCCGACCTGCTGGCCGAGGCGGCCCGCAACCCCGGCATCGCGGACACCCTGGCGGTGGCGCTGCGCGAGGCCCAGCGGGAGTCCAGCGCCGCGCTGGTGGCCCGCGCGGTGGCCCGCGGCGAGCTGCGCGAGGGCGCCGACCCCGACCTGGCGCTGGACCTGATCGCCGGTCCCCTCTACTGGCACCTGCTGGTCACCCGCGGCCCGGTCACCCGCGACTACCTGGACCGGCTCACCCGGGCCATCGCCGCCGCGCTGAGCGCCGCGTGA